In one window of Mus pahari chromosome 3, PAHARI_EIJ_v1.1, whole genome shotgun sequence DNA:
- the Znf512b gene encoding zinc finger protein 512B isoform X6 produces the protein MTESFCVGGGRRLQGSSKSGPGKGGSRKEVQLPLLQDPPKLGMPVVHSGHTVPSQAPLCFDPGNSASDKTEGKKKGRPKAENQALRDIPLSLMNQWKDEFKAHSRVKCPNSGCWLEFPSIYGLKYHYQRCQGVRGCGSGKRRPGGASGQRPPGPHPTPALPAQGAISDRLAFPCPFCEAAFTSKTQLEKHRIWNHMDHPLPAPKPGPVSRPVTISRPVGVSKPIGVSKPVTVGKPVGVSKPIGISKPVTVSRPIPVTKPVTVSRPMQVSRPVPVTKPIPITKPVPLTKHMPVTKLVTVSKPVPLTKPVPVSRPIVVSKPVPVSRPIAISRHTPPCKMVLLSKSENKTLRATGKNSNKKRAADSLDTCPILPKQTRPENGEYGPSTMDQSVTFPLSTDPSNSSLLPGSRPLMGKEALRPIGPVSQPEEDPERTKHRRKQKTPKKFTGEQPSISGTFGLKGLAKAEDKARVHRSKKQEGSGSEEVRKKVLATPVTVSKEAPTPVAHPAPGGGCLAGPRTGLHGGPEEQWQRAIHERGEAVCPTCNVVTRKTLVGLKKHMEVCHKLQEALKCQHCRKQFKSKAGLNYHTMAEHSAKPTDAEASEGGEQEERERLRKVLKQMGRLRCPQEGCGAAFSSLMGYQYHQRRCGKPPCEVDSPSFPCTHCGKTYRSKAGHDYHVRSEHTAPPPEEPTDKIPEAEDLLGVERTPSGRIRRTSAQVAVFHLQEIAEDELARDWTKRRMKDDLVPETARLNYTRPGLPTLNPQLLEAWKNEVKEKGHVNCPNDCCEAIYSSVSGLKAHLASCSKGDHLVGKYRCLLCPKEFSSESGVKYHILKTHGENWFRTSADPPSKHKSQDSLMPRKEKKKSLSGGKKRGRKPKERSSEEPASKLPPNRDDWPPGGRDRGSRSSTGKKAGAGKAPEK, from the exons ATGACTGAATCCTTCTGTGTTGGAGGAGGCCGTCGGCTTCAAGGATCCAGCAAAAGTGGACCTGGAAAGGGAGGCAGCCGGAAGGAGGTCCAGCTTCCCTTGTTGCAGGACCCACCAAAGCTAG GGATGCCAGTGGTCCACAGTGGACATACAGTGCCTAGCCAGGCCCCACTCTGCTTTGACCCCGGAAACTCAGCCAGTGAcaagacagaagggaagaaaaaagggaggcCGAAAGCCGAGAACCAAGCTCTCCGAGATATTCCT CTCTCTCTGATGAACCAGTGGAAAGATGAATTCAAGGCACACTCAAGGGTGAAGTGTCCAAACTCAGGGTGCTGGCTAGAGTTCCCCAGCATCTATGGGCTCAAGTACCACTATCAGCGGTGCCAAGGGGTAAGGGGCTGTGGGTCAGGGAAGAGGAGGCCTGGGGGTGCATCTGGGCAGAGGCCCCCGGGGCCCCATCCCACACCTGCCCTCCCTGCCCAGGGTGCTATCTCAGATAGGCTGGCCTTCCCTTGCCCCTTCTGCGAGGCCGCATTCACCTCCAAGACCCAGCTGGAGAAGCATCGGATATGGAATCACATGGACCATCCCCTACCTGCCCCAAAGCCTGGCCCAGTCAGCCGGCCGGTCACCATCAGCCGGCCTGTTGGGGTCAGCAAGCCCATCGGAGTCAGCAAACCTGTTACTGTTGGCAAACCAGTGGGAGTCAGCAAGCCCATTGGCATCAGTAAGCCAGTCACAGTCAGTAGGCCTATACCAGTCACCAAACCTGTCACAGTCAGTAGGCCCATGCAAGTGTCTAGGCCTGTGCCAGTCACCAAGCCCATCCCAATCACCAAACCTGTGCCACTCACCAAACATATGCCAGTTACCAAGCTTGTGACAGTTTCAAAACCTGTGCCACTCACCAAACCAGTACCAGTCAGCAGGCCTATTGTGGTCAGCAAGCCTGTGCCGGTCAGCAGGCCCATCGCCATCAGCAGACATACACCACCCTGCAAAATGGTGTTGCTGTCCAAATCTGAGAACAAAACACTTCGTGCTACAGGCAAgaacagcaataagaaaag GGCTGCAGACAGTTTAGACACCTGCCCCATCCTGCCCAAGCAGACAAGGCCAGAGAATGGAGAGTACGGCCCATCCACCATGGACCAGAGTGTGACCTTCCCACTGAGTACAGATCCTAGCAACAGCTCCCTGCTGCCAGGCAGCAGGCCCCTGATGGGCAAAGAGGCACTGCGGCCTATAGGCCCAGTGTCCCAGCCAGAGGAAGACCCTGAGCGCACAAAGCACA gaaggaaacagaaaacaccGAAGAAATTCACAGGGGAGCAGCCATCTATCTCAGGGACCTTTGGGCTCAAAG gcctGGCCAAAGCTGAAGACAAGGCTCGAGTTCATCGCTCCAAGAAGCAAGAGGGATCAGGCTCTGAGGAAGTGCGGAAGAAGGTGCTGGCCACCCCTGTCACTGTCAGCAAGGAGGCACCAACTCCTGTGGCCCACCCAGCCCCAGGTGGGGGCTGCCTGGCAGGACCCAGGACAGGTCTCCATG GTGGCCCTGAGGAGCAGTGGCAGCGAGCCATCCATGAACGGGGGGAGGCTGTCTGCCCCACCTGCAACGTGGTTACCCGGAAGACACTCGTGGGGCTCAAAAAGCACATGGAAGTATGTCACAAG TTGCAGGAAGCACTCAAATGCCAACACTGCCGAAAACAGTTCAagtccaaggctggcctcaactaCCACACCATGGCTGAACACAGTGCCAAG CCCACGGATGCTGAGGCCTCTGAAGGGGGAGAACAGGAGGAGCGGGAGAGGCTTCGAAAGGTGCTGAAGCAGATGGGAAGGCTGCGCTGCCCCCAAGAG GGCTGTGGGGCCGCCTTCTCCAGCCTCATGGGTTATCAATACCACCAGCGGCGCTGTGGGAAGCCACCCTGTGAGGTAGACAGTCCCTCCTTCCCCTGTACCCACTGTGGCAAGACTTACCGATCCAAGGCTGGCCACGACTATCATGTGCGTTCAGAGCACACAGCCCCG CCCCCTGAGGAGCCCACAGACAAGATCCCGGAGGCTGAGGACCTGCTTGGGGTAGAACGGACCCCAAGTGGTCGCATCCGACGTACGTCGGCCCAGGTTGCCGTGTTCCATCTACAGGAGATTGCAGAGGATGAACTGGCCCGTGACTGGACCAAACGACGCATGAAGGATGACCTTGTGCCTGAGACTGCACGG CTCAACTACACTCGGCCAGGTCTCCCCACACTTAACCCTCAGCTGCTGGAAGCATGGAAGAACGAAGTCAAGGAGAAGGGCCATGTGAACTGTCCCAATGAT TGCTGTGAAGCCATCTACTCCAGTGTGTCCGGCCTCAAGGCCCATCTTGCCAGCTGCAGCAAG GGGGACCACCTGGTGGGGAAGTACCGCTGCTTGCTGTGTCCCAAAGAGTTCAGCTCTGAGAGCGGCGTCAAGTACCACATCCTTAAGACCCATGGAGAG AATTGGTTCCGGACCTCAGCTGACCCGCCTTCCAAACACAAGAGCCAAGACTCCTTGATGcctaggaaagagaagaagaaaagtctgTCAGGAGGAAAGAAGCGGGGCCGCAAACCCAAGGAACGGTCCTCCGAGGAGCCAGCATCTAAGCTCCCCCCTAACAGGGATGACTGgcccccaggaggcagagacagggggtcCCGGAGCTCCACTGGGAAGAAGGCTGGAGCTGGGAAGGCACCTGAAAAGTGA
- the Znf512b gene encoding zinc finger protein 512B isoform X3, protein MTESFCVGGGRRLQGSSKSGPGKGGSRKEVQLPLLQDPPKLGMPVVHSGHTVPSQAPLCFDPGNSASDKTEGKKKGRPKAENQALRDIPLSLMNQWKDEFKAHSRVKCPNSGCWLEFPSIYGLKYHYQRCQGGAISDRLAFPCPFCEAAFTSKTQLEKHRIWNHMDHPLPAPKPGPVSRPVTISRPVGVSKPIGVSKPVTVGKPVGVSKPIGISKPVTVSRPIPVTKPVTVSRPMQVSRPVPVTKPIPITKPVPLTKHMPVTKLVTVSKPVPLTKPVPVSRPIVVSKPVPVSRPIAISRHTPPCKMVLLSKSENKTLRATGKNSNKKRAADSLDTCPILPKQTRPENGEYGPSTMDQSVTFPLSTDPSNSSLLPGSRPLMGKEALRPIGPVSQPEEDPERTKHRRKQKTPKKFTGEQPSISGTFGLKGLAKAEDKARVHRSKKQEGSGSEEVRKKVLATPVTVSKEAPTPVAHPAPGGGCLAGPRTGLHGGPEEQWQRAIHERGEAVCPTCNVVTRKTLVGLKKHMEVCHKLQEALKCQHCRKQFKSKAGLNYHTMAEHSAKPTDAEASEGGEQEERERLRKVLKQMGRLRCPQEGCGAAFSSLMGYQYHQRRCGKPPCEVDSPSFPCTHCGKTYRSKAGHDYHVRSEHTAPPPEEPTDKIPEAEDLLGVERTPSGRIRRTSAQVAVFHLQEIAEDELARDWTKRRMKDDLVPETARLNYTRPGLPTLNPQLLEAWKNEVKEKGHVNCPNDCCEAIYSSVSGLKAHLASCSKGDHLVGKYRCLLCPKEFSSESGVKYHILKTHGENWFRTSADPPSKHKSQDSLMPRKEKKKSLSGGKKRGRKPKERSSEEPASKLPPNRDDWPPGGRDRGSRSSTGKKAGAGKAPEK, encoded by the exons ATGACTGAATCCTTCTGTGTTGGAGGAGGCCGTCGGCTTCAAGGATCCAGCAAAAGTGGACCTGGAAAGGGAGGCAGCCGGAAGGAGGTCCAGCTTCCCTTGTTGCAGGACCCACCAAAGCTAG GGATGCCAGTGGTCCACAGTGGACATACAGTGCCTAGCCAGGCCCCACTCTGCTTTGACCCCGGAAACTCAGCCAGTGAcaagacagaagggaagaaaaaagggaggcCGAAAGCCGAGAACCAAGCTCTCCGAGATATTCCT CTCTCTCTGATGAACCAGTGGAAAGATGAATTCAAGGCACACTCAAGGGTGAAGTGTCCAAACTCAGGGTGCTGGCTAGAGTTCCCCAGCATCTATGGGCTCAAGTACCACTATCAGCGGTGCCAAGGG GGTGCTATCTCAGATAGGCTGGCCTTCCCTTGCCCCTTCTGCGAGGCCGCATTCACCTCCAAGACCCAGCTGGAGAAGCATCGGATATGGAATCACATGGACCATCCCCTACCTGCCCCAAAGCCTGGCCCAGTCAGCCGGCCGGTCACCATCAGCCGGCCTGTTGGGGTCAGCAAGCCCATCGGAGTCAGCAAACCTGTTACTGTTGGCAAACCAGTGGGAGTCAGCAAGCCCATTGGCATCAGTAAGCCAGTCACAGTCAGTAGGCCTATACCAGTCACCAAACCTGTCACAGTCAGTAGGCCCATGCAAGTGTCTAGGCCTGTGCCAGTCACCAAGCCCATCCCAATCACCAAACCTGTGCCACTCACCAAACATATGCCAGTTACCAAGCTTGTGACAGTTTCAAAACCTGTGCCACTCACCAAACCAGTACCAGTCAGCAGGCCTATTGTGGTCAGCAAGCCTGTGCCGGTCAGCAGGCCCATCGCCATCAGCAGACATACACCACCCTGCAAAATGGTGTTGCTGTCCAAATCTGAGAACAAAACACTTCGTGCTACAGGCAAgaacagcaataagaaaag GGCTGCAGACAGTTTAGACACCTGCCCCATCCTGCCCAAGCAGACAAGGCCAGAGAATGGAGAGTACGGCCCATCCACCATGGACCAGAGTGTGACCTTCCCACTGAGTACAGATCCTAGCAACAGCTCCCTGCTGCCAGGCAGCAGGCCCCTGATGGGCAAAGAGGCACTGCGGCCTATAGGCCCAGTGTCCCAGCCAGAGGAAGACCCTGAGCGCACAAAGCACA gaaggaaacagaaaacaccGAAGAAATTCACAGGGGAGCAGCCATCTATCTCAGGGACCTTTGGGCTCAAAG gcctGGCCAAAGCTGAAGACAAGGCTCGAGTTCATCGCTCCAAGAAGCAAGAGGGATCAGGCTCTGAGGAAGTGCGGAAGAAGGTGCTGGCCACCCCTGTCACTGTCAGCAAGGAGGCACCAACTCCTGTGGCCCACCCAGCCCCAGGTGGGGGCTGCCTGGCAGGACCCAGGACAGGTCTCCATG GTGGCCCTGAGGAGCAGTGGCAGCGAGCCATCCATGAACGGGGGGAGGCTGTCTGCCCCACCTGCAACGTGGTTACCCGGAAGACACTCGTGGGGCTCAAAAAGCACATGGAAGTATGTCACAAG TTGCAGGAAGCACTCAAATGCCAACACTGCCGAAAACAGTTCAagtccaaggctggcctcaactaCCACACCATGGCTGAACACAGTGCCAAG CCCACGGATGCTGAGGCCTCTGAAGGGGGAGAACAGGAGGAGCGGGAGAGGCTTCGAAAGGTGCTGAAGCAGATGGGAAGGCTGCGCTGCCCCCAAGAG GGCTGTGGGGCCGCCTTCTCCAGCCTCATGGGTTATCAATACCACCAGCGGCGCTGTGGGAAGCCACCCTGTGAGGTAGACAGTCCCTCCTTCCCCTGTACCCACTGTGGCAAGACTTACCGATCCAAGGCTGGCCACGACTATCATGTGCGTTCAGAGCACACAGCCCCG CCCCCTGAGGAGCCCACAGACAAGATCCCGGAGGCTGAGGACCTGCTTGGGGTAGAACGGACCCCAAGTGGTCGCATCCGACGTACGTCGGCCCAGGTTGCCGTGTTCCATCTACAGGAGATTGCAGAGGATGAACTGGCCCGTGACTGGACCAAACGACGCATGAAGGATGACCTTGTGCCTGAGACTGCACGG CTCAACTACACTCGGCCAGGTCTCCCCACACTTAACCCTCAGCTGCTGGAAGCATGGAAGAACGAAGTCAAGGAGAAGGGCCATGTGAACTGTCCCAATGAT TGCTGTGAAGCCATCTACTCCAGTGTGTCCGGCCTCAAGGCCCATCTTGCCAGCTGCAGCAAG GGGGACCACCTGGTGGGGAAGTACCGCTGCTTGCTGTGTCCCAAAGAGTTCAGCTCTGAGAGCGGCGTCAAGTACCACATCCTTAAGACCCATGGAGAG AATTGGTTCCGGACCTCAGCTGACCCGCCTTCCAAACACAAGAGCCAAGACTCCTTGATGcctaggaaagagaagaagaaaagtctgTCAGGAGGAAAGAAGCGGGGCCGCAAACCCAAGGAACGGTCCTCCGAGGAGCCAGCATCTAAGCTCCCCCCTAACAGGGATGACTGgcccccaggaggcagagacagggggtcCCGGAGCTCCACTGGGAAGAAGGCTGGAGCTGGGAAGGCACCTGAAAAGTGA
- the Znf512b gene encoding zinc finger protein 512B isoform X5, translating to MTESFCVGGGRRLQGSSKSGPGKGGSRKEVQLPLLQDPPKLGMPVVHSGHTVPSQAPLCFDPGNSASDKTEGKKKGRPKAENQALRDIPGAISDRLAFPCPFCEAAFTSKTQLEKHRIWNHMDHPLPAPKPGPVSRPVTISRPVGVSKPIGVSKPVTVGKPVGVSKPIGISKPVTVSRPIPVTKPVTVSRPMQVSRPVPVTKPIPITKPVPLTKHMPVTKLVTVSKPVPLTKPVPVSRPIVVSKPVPVSRPIAISRHTPPCKMVLLSKSENKTLRATGKNSNKKRAADSLDTCPILPKQTRPENGEYGPSTMDQSVTFPLSTDPSNSSLLPGSRPLMGKEALRPIGPVSQPEEDPERTKHRRKQKTPKKFTGEQPSISGTFGLKGLAKAEDKARVHRSKKQEGSGSEEVRKKVLATPVTVSKEAPTPVAHPAPGGGCLAGPRTGLHGGPEEQWQRAIHERGEAVCPTCNVVTRKTLVGLKKHMEVCHKLQEALKCQHCRKQFKSKAGLNYHTMAEHSAKPTDAEASEGGEQEERERLRKVLKQMGRLRCPQEGCGAAFSSLMGYQYHQRRCGKPPCEVDSPSFPCTHCGKTYRSKAGHDYHVRSEHTAPPPEEPTDKIPEAEDLLGVERTPSGRIRRTSAQVAVFHLQEIAEDELARDWTKRRMKDDLVPETARLNYTRPGLPTLNPQLLEAWKNEVKEKGHVNCPNDCCEAIYSSVSGLKAHLASCSKGDHLVGKYRCLLCPKEFSSESGVKYHILKTHGENWFRTSADPPSKHKSQDSLMPRKEKKKSLSGGKKRGRKPKERSSEEPASKLPPNRDDWPPGGRDRGSRSSTGKKAGAGKAPEK from the exons ATGACTGAATCCTTCTGTGTTGGAGGAGGCCGTCGGCTTCAAGGATCCAGCAAAAGTGGACCTGGAAAGGGAGGCAGCCGGAAGGAGGTCCAGCTTCCCTTGTTGCAGGACCCACCAAAGCTAG GGATGCCAGTGGTCCACAGTGGACATACAGTGCCTAGCCAGGCCCCACTCTGCTTTGACCCCGGAAACTCAGCCAGTGAcaagacagaagggaagaaaaaagggaggcCGAAAGCCGAGAACCAAGCTCTCCGAGATATTCCT GGTGCTATCTCAGATAGGCTGGCCTTCCCTTGCCCCTTCTGCGAGGCCGCATTCACCTCCAAGACCCAGCTGGAGAAGCATCGGATATGGAATCACATGGACCATCCCCTACCTGCCCCAAAGCCTGGCCCAGTCAGCCGGCCGGTCACCATCAGCCGGCCTGTTGGGGTCAGCAAGCCCATCGGAGTCAGCAAACCTGTTACTGTTGGCAAACCAGTGGGAGTCAGCAAGCCCATTGGCATCAGTAAGCCAGTCACAGTCAGTAGGCCTATACCAGTCACCAAACCTGTCACAGTCAGTAGGCCCATGCAAGTGTCTAGGCCTGTGCCAGTCACCAAGCCCATCCCAATCACCAAACCTGTGCCACTCACCAAACATATGCCAGTTACCAAGCTTGTGACAGTTTCAAAACCTGTGCCACTCACCAAACCAGTACCAGTCAGCAGGCCTATTGTGGTCAGCAAGCCTGTGCCGGTCAGCAGGCCCATCGCCATCAGCAGACATACACCACCCTGCAAAATGGTGTTGCTGTCCAAATCTGAGAACAAAACACTTCGTGCTACAGGCAAgaacagcaataagaaaag GGCTGCAGACAGTTTAGACACCTGCCCCATCCTGCCCAAGCAGACAAGGCCAGAGAATGGAGAGTACGGCCCATCCACCATGGACCAGAGTGTGACCTTCCCACTGAGTACAGATCCTAGCAACAGCTCCCTGCTGCCAGGCAGCAGGCCCCTGATGGGCAAAGAGGCACTGCGGCCTATAGGCCCAGTGTCCCAGCCAGAGGAAGACCCTGAGCGCACAAAGCACA gaaggaaacagaaaacaccGAAGAAATTCACAGGGGAGCAGCCATCTATCTCAGGGACCTTTGGGCTCAAAG gcctGGCCAAAGCTGAAGACAAGGCTCGAGTTCATCGCTCCAAGAAGCAAGAGGGATCAGGCTCTGAGGAAGTGCGGAAGAAGGTGCTGGCCACCCCTGTCACTGTCAGCAAGGAGGCACCAACTCCTGTGGCCCACCCAGCCCCAGGTGGGGGCTGCCTGGCAGGACCCAGGACAGGTCTCCATG GTGGCCCTGAGGAGCAGTGGCAGCGAGCCATCCATGAACGGGGGGAGGCTGTCTGCCCCACCTGCAACGTGGTTACCCGGAAGACACTCGTGGGGCTCAAAAAGCACATGGAAGTATGTCACAAG TTGCAGGAAGCACTCAAATGCCAACACTGCCGAAAACAGTTCAagtccaaggctggcctcaactaCCACACCATGGCTGAACACAGTGCCAAG CCCACGGATGCTGAGGCCTCTGAAGGGGGAGAACAGGAGGAGCGGGAGAGGCTTCGAAAGGTGCTGAAGCAGATGGGAAGGCTGCGCTGCCCCCAAGAG GGCTGTGGGGCCGCCTTCTCCAGCCTCATGGGTTATCAATACCACCAGCGGCGCTGTGGGAAGCCACCCTGTGAGGTAGACAGTCCCTCCTTCCCCTGTACCCACTGTGGCAAGACTTACCGATCCAAGGCTGGCCACGACTATCATGTGCGTTCAGAGCACACAGCCCCG CCCCCTGAGGAGCCCACAGACAAGATCCCGGAGGCTGAGGACCTGCTTGGGGTAGAACGGACCCCAAGTGGTCGCATCCGACGTACGTCGGCCCAGGTTGCCGTGTTCCATCTACAGGAGATTGCAGAGGATGAACTGGCCCGTGACTGGACCAAACGACGCATGAAGGATGACCTTGTGCCTGAGACTGCACGG CTCAACTACACTCGGCCAGGTCTCCCCACACTTAACCCTCAGCTGCTGGAAGCATGGAAGAACGAAGTCAAGGAGAAGGGCCATGTGAACTGTCCCAATGAT TGCTGTGAAGCCATCTACTCCAGTGTGTCCGGCCTCAAGGCCCATCTTGCCAGCTGCAGCAAG GGGGACCACCTGGTGGGGAAGTACCGCTGCTTGCTGTGTCCCAAAGAGTTCAGCTCTGAGAGCGGCGTCAAGTACCACATCCTTAAGACCCATGGAGAG AATTGGTTCCGGACCTCAGCTGACCCGCCTTCCAAACACAAGAGCCAAGACTCCTTGATGcctaggaaagagaagaagaaaagtctgTCAGGAGGAAAGAAGCGGGGCCGCAAACCCAAGGAACGGTCCTCCGAGGAGCCAGCATCTAAGCTCCCCCCTAACAGGGATGACTGgcccccaggaggcagagacagggggtcCCGGAGCTCCACTGGGAAGAAGGCTGGAGCTGGGAAGGCACCTGAAAAGTGA